One window from the genome of Betaproteobacteria bacterium encodes:
- the thiL gene encoding thiamine-phosphate kinase yields MIKPSPEFDLIARHFTRPARNAVLGVGDDCALVDVSNGMDLAVSTDTMVSGTHFFPDADPEALGHKALAVNLSDMAAMGAMPYWAMLALTVPDVNHEWLAKFAKGFFDLAEEFGVSLIGGDTTKGPLTVTVTIMGEVPAGAALRRNGAKAGHDIWVSGNLGDAALAVAHRRGLLKLAEGEYMEAAMRLYEPMPRVRLGQALRGLATSAIDISDGLLADLDHICSLSKVGATVEADRLPVSAIGAKHIDSPAGLTAVVAGGDDYELCFTAPTNARDSIEDLTEVLGVPLTRIGEIRKGKGVSLVGADGKPIAVDGRGFDHFTAS; encoded by the coding sequence ATGATCAAACCGTCCCCCGAATTCGACCTGATTGCCCGGCACTTCACGCGTCCCGCGCGCAATGCCGTGCTCGGCGTCGGCGACGATTGCGCCCTCGTCGATGTCTCGAACGGCATGGACCTTGCCGTTTCCACCGACACGATGGTGTCGGGCACCCACTTCTTCCCGGACGCGGACCCCGAGGCGCTCGGCCACAAGGCGCTCGCGGTGAACCTCTCCGACATGGCGGCCATGGGGGCGATGCCCTACTGGGCCATGCTCGCCCTCACGGTCCCGGATGTGAATCACGAATGGCTCGCCAAGTTCGCCAAGGGTTTCTTCGACCTGGCCGAGGAGTTCGGCGTCTCCCTCATCGGCGGCGACACCACGAAGGGGCCGCTCACGGTGACGGTCACGATCATGGGCGAGGTGCCCGCCGGCGCGGCGCTGCGCCGCAACGGCGCCAAGGCCGGCCACGACATCTGGGTGTCGGGCAACCTCGGCGACGCAGCCCTCGCGGTGGCGCACCGGCGCGGGCTGCTCAAGCTTGCCGAAGGCGAATACATGGAAGCCGCCATGCGCCTGTACGAGCCCATGCCGCGAGTAAGGCTCGGGCAGGCGCTGCGCGGCCTCGCCACGAGCGCCATCGACATCTCCGACGGCCTGCTGGCGGACCTCGACCACATCTGCTCCCTGTCGAAGGTGGGCGCCACCGTCGAAGCCGACCGCCTGCCGGTCTCCGCGATCGGCGCGAAACACATCGACAGCCCGGCGGGGCTCACCGCGGTGGTGGCGGGCGGCGACGACTACGAACTGTGCTTCACGGCGCCGACCAATGCGCGCGACAGCATCGAGGACCTCACGGAAGTCCTGGGAGTGCCGCTCACGCGCATCGGCGAGATCCGCAAGGGCAAGGGCGTCTCGCTGGTCGGGGCGGACGGAAAGCCGATCGCGGTTGACGGGCGTGGATTCGACCACTTCACGGCGTCCTGA
- a CDS encoding phosphatidylglycerophosphatase A yields the protein MDSTTSRRPDARFLVAHPAHFIALGFGAGLAPRAPGTFGTLAALALYWLLAPILPPLAIAFLAVPLFFVGVWACDVAGRNLGVEDHGAVVWDEIVAFLPLAALASASLWLQALAFVLFRLFDIWKPFPIRQFESRVKGGLGVMLDDLLAACYAYLAFALVVIAVHRLPFST from the coding sequence GTGGATTCGACCACTTCACGGCGTCCTGACGCGCGCTTCCTGGTCGCGCATCCCGCGCACTTCATCGCCCTGGGATTCGGGGCGGGGCTCGCGCCTCGCGCGCCGGGCACCTTCGGAACGCTCGCCGCGCTGGCGCTCTACTGGCTGCTCGCGCCGATCCTGCCGCCGCTGGCCATCGCCTTCCTCGCCGTGCCGCTCTTCTTCGTGGGGGTCTGGGCATGCGACGTGGCGGGAAGGAACCTCGGGGTCGAGGATCATGGCGCCGTCGTGTGGGACGAGATCGTCGCTTTCCTGCCGCTCGCGGCGCTTGCCTCGGCAAGCCTTTGGCTGCAGGCGCTCGCCTTCGTGCTCTTCCGCCTCTTCGATATCTGGAAACCCTTTCCCATTCGCCAGTTCGAGTCCCGCGTGAAGGGAGGGCTGGGCGTCATGCTCGACGACCTGCTGGCCGCCTGCTATGCCTACCTTGCCTTCGCCCTCGTGGTCATCGCGGTCCATCGCCTGCCCTTCTCGACATGA
- the ugpQ gene encoding glycerophosphodiester phosphodiesterase: MKPWPYPRLTAHRGGGKLAPENTLAAIRLGHSLGFRSAEIDVRFSRDGVEVVQHDALLDRTTNGTGPLAERTWAELSSLDAGARHSEAFRGEPLARLSDAANLLQSLRMSVQVEIKRIPGLHRQCGERVARAVAKYWQGAVEAPLIISFSSEAVDAARVAEPALPRGWIVEEPWDGDLAPLARLDVVSLHLEHVLINPALVARVHGEGRRLLAWTVNDVARAEELLAMGVDGLVTDNLQEFATRFPELL, translated from the coding sequence ATGAAACCCTGGCCTTATCCCCGCCTGACGGCCCACCGGGGCGGCGGCAAGCTCGCCCCGGAAAATACCCTCGCCGCCATTCGCCTGGGCCATTCCCTGGGCTTCCGGTCTGCCGAAATCGACGTTCGGTTTTCGAGGGACGGTGTCGAAGTCGTCCAGCACGATGCGCTGCTCGACCGCACGACGAACGGGACGGGACCGCTTGCGGAACGCACCTGGGCCGAACTGTCCTCGCTCGACGCCGGCGCACGGCATTCCGAGGCCTTCCGGGGCGAGCCCCTGGCGCGCCTGTCCGATGCGGCGAACCTGCTGCAGTCGCTGCGGATGTCCGTTCAGGTGGAAATCAAGCGTATCCCCGGGCTCCATCGGCAGTGCGGAGAGCGGGTGGCGCGGGCCGTCGCGAAATACTGGCAGGGGGCCGTTGAGGCCCCCCTGATCATTTCCTTCTCGTCCGAGGCCGTCGATGCGGCGAGGGTGGCCGAACCGGCACTCCCGCGGGGATGGATTGTCGAGGAGCCGTGGGACGGCGACCTGGCGCCCCTGGCCCGCCTCGACGTGGTTTCGCTGCATCTGGAGCACGTCCTGATCAACCCGGCGCTGGTCGCACGTGTCCATGGGGAAGGCCGCAGGCTGCTTGCGTGGACCGTGAACGACGTCGCCCGGGCCGAGGAATTACTGGCCATGGGAGTTGACGGGCTCGTGACCGACAACCTGCAGGAGTTCGCGACCCGCTTTCCGGAGTTGCTTTAG
- a CDS encoding ParA family protein → MARIAVFNQKGGVGKTTTTLNLAAAIAAHGGMPLAIDLDPQAHLSTIAGAAPRNADASIYAFYRDARPLSSLVVDTPLGWPVIAAHIELAKVDTQFGKGPNVLNRLRAGLARDGMGEAGCVLIDCCPMLGVLSLSAIFAAERILVPVSADYLAVKGAIQVARTLDALQRVVGRRIERRYVITRFDGRRKMSWDILGTFKARFGADLAESRISENVSIAESPFTDRDVFSHAPASRGAADYAALFEELELSGFLGPSVVAPAALAAVA, encoded by the coding sequence GTGGCACGCATCGCTGTCTTCAACCAGAAGGGCGGCGTCGGCAAGACGACGACGACGCTCAACCTCGCGGCCGCCATCGCGGCTCACGGCGGCATGCCGCTCGCCATCGATCTCGACCCGCAGGCGCACCTGTCCACGATCGCGGGGGCGGCGCCGCGAAACGCGGACGCAAGCATCTACGCGTTCTACCGGGACGCCCGCCCGCTATCGAGCCTCGTCGTGGATACCCCGCTCGGGTGGCCGGTCATCGCGGCGCACATCGAGCTTGCCAAGGTGGATACCCAGTTCGGCAAGGGACCGAACGTCCTCAACCGATTGCGCGCAGGGCTCGCGCGGGACGGAATGGGCGAAGCCGGCTGCGTGCTCATCGATTGCTGTCCGATGCTGGGCGTGCTCTCCCTGTCGGCCATCTTTGCCGCAGAGAGGATCCTCGTGCCCGTCTCGGCCGATTATCTTGCCGTGAAGGGGGCGATACAGGTCGCGCGCACGCTGGACGCGTTGCAGCGTGTTGTCGGGCGGCGCATCGAACGCCGCTACGTCATCACGCGATTCGACGGGCGGCGCAAGATGTCGTGGGACATCCTGGGGACCTTCAAGGCCCGCTTCGGGGCGGACCTAGCCGAGTCCCGGATCTCGGAAAACGTGAGCATCGCCGAGAGCCCCTTCACCGATCGCGATGTCTTTTCCCACGCGCCCGCGAGCCGGGGTGCCGCGGACTACGCGGCGCTCTTCGAGGAGTTGGAACTGTCGGGATTTCTCGGGCCGTCCGTGGTCGCCCCGGCGGCCCTTGCCGCCGTCGCGTAG
- a CDS encoding dihydrolipoyl dehydrogenase has protein sequence MNTLSVDVAVIGAGTAGLAAYRAAQAHGARAVLIEGGSHGTTCARVGCMPSKLLLAAAEASHVIDDAAGFGIHLTGAKRIDGRQVMNRVKRERDRFVGFVLESVERIPAADRVAGMARFIDRNTLEVGGHTRIAARAIVIATGSRPTVPEMLAGAGDRLVVNDDVFSWDDLPGSVAVFGPGVIGLELGQALARLGVRVVVLGRGGRVGPLTDPVVRDAAVQAISSELYLDPDARVKRVARVANGVEVEYTRLDGTVRTECFDHVLAATGRRPNIDGLGLESLGLDLDAAGVPRFDSTTLRIGDTPLFIAGDAANFIPLLHEAADEGRIAGDNAARMPAVQPGKRRMPLAVVFTDPQIAIVGAGYAKLSPGTFETGEVSFADQGRARVMRRNRGHLRVYADRATGLFLGAEMAGPAAEHIGHLLAWAAANRMTVASMLEMPFYHPVVEEGLRTALRDLDAKLRSPRAIAA, from the coding sequence ATGAATACCCTCAGCGTAGATGTTGCCGTCATTGGAGCCGGGACCGCCGGCCTCGCCGCCTATCGGGCAGCGCAGGCGCACGGCGCTCGCGCCGTGCTCATCGAAGGCGGCTCCCACGGCACCACGTGCGCTCGCGTGGGCTGCATGCCTTCCAAGCTGCTCCTGGCCGCCGCGGAGGCGTCGCACGTGATCGACGATGCCGCGGGCTTCGGCATCCACCTCACGGGAGCCAAGCGCATTGACGGCCGGCAGGTCATGAACCGCGTGAAGCGAGAGCGAGACCGGTTCGTGGGCTTCGTCCTCGAGAGCGTCGAGAGAATCCCTGCGGCCGATCGCGTTGCCGGAATGGCTCGCTTCATCGACCGCAATACCCTCGAGGTCGGGGGACACACGCGCATCGCCGCCCGCGCGATCGTGATTGCCACCGGCTCGCGGCCCACCGTCCCGGAGATGCTCGCGGGAGCCGGCGATCGCCTTGTGGTGAACGACGATGTCTTTTCCTGGGACGATCTGCCCGGTTCCGTGGCCGTCTTCGGCCCCGGCGTCATCGGCCTCGAACTGGGGCAGGCCCTGGCCCGACTGGGCGTGCGCGTGGTGGTCCTGGGCCGCGGCGGCCGCGTCGGCCCCCTCACCGACCCCGTGGTGCGGGATGCGGCCGTGCAGGCGATTTCGTCGGAGCTTTACCTCGACCCGGATGCCCGCGTGAAGCGCGTGGCGCGCGTCGCGAATGGCGTCGAGGTGGAGTACACGCGCCTCGATGGCACCGTGCGCACGGAGTGCTTCGACCATGTGCTCGCGGCGACGGGCCGGCGCCCGAATATCGACGGACTGGGGCTCGAATCCCTCGGGCTAGATCTCGATGCCGCCGGCGTCCCTCGCTTCGACTCGACCACGCTGCGTATTGGCGACACTCCCCTCTTCATCGCAGGCGATGCCGCGAACTTCATCCCCCTGCTGCACGAGGCCGCGGACGAGGGCCGCATCGCCGGCGACAATGCCGCGCGGATGCCGGCCGTGCAGCCGGGGAAGCGGCGCATGCCGCTGGCGGTGGTGTTCACCGATCCGCAGATCGCGATCGTGGGCGCAGGGTACGCAAAGCTCTCCCCGGGCACCTTCGAGACAGGCGAGGTTTCCTTCGCCGACCAGGGACGCGCGCGGGTCATGCGCAGGAACCGCGGCCACCTGCGCGTGTACGCGGATCGTGCCACGGGGCTCTTCCTCGGGGCCGAGATGGCCGGGCCGGCGGCCGAGCACATCGGGCACTTGCTCGCCTGGGCGGCAGCGAACAGAATGACCGTCGCTTCGATGCTCGAGATGCCCTTCTACCACCCGGTGGTCGAGGAAGGGCTCCGGACGGCGCTCCGGGACCTCGATGCGAAGCTACGATCGCCCCGGGCCATCGCCGCATAG
- a CDS encoding glutathione peroxidase translates to MFKNNEGQRVPAVTFRTRQDNQWKDVTTDQIFAGRTVIVFGLPGAYTPTCSTTHLPRYNELAATFSGLGVDEIVCLSVNDGFVMAEWQKDQDAPNVTFIPDGNGEFSEKMGMLVDKASLGFGKRSWRYSMLVKDGVIVKQFIEPEKEGDPFEVSDADTMLGYLAPAVKAPEPAVIFSKPGCPHCARARALLESNGVAYEEVSLGKGVTFSTIRAVSGRGTAPQVFIGGRHIGGAEDLAAHFAASRKLAA, encoded by the coding sequence ATGTTCAAGAACAACGAAGGCCAGCGCGTTCCCGCCGTCACGTTCCGCACCCGCCAGGACAACCAGTGGAAGGACGTGACCACGGACCAGATCTTCGCCGGCAGGACAGTGATTGTGTTCGGCCTGCCCGGCGCCTACACGCCGACTTGCTCCACGACCCACCTGCCCCGCTACAACGAGCTGGCCGCCACCTTTTCCGGGCTCGGCGTGGACGAGATCGTGTGTCTGTCGGTGAACGACGGCTTCGTGATGGCCGAGTGGCAGAAGGACCAGGACGCGCCGAACGTCACGTTCATCCCGGACGGCAACGGCGAGTTTTCGGAGAAGATGGGCATGCTCGTCGACAAGGCGAGCCTGGGCTTCGGCAAGCGCTCGTGGCGCTACTCGATGCTCGTGAAGGACGGCGTCATCGTGAAGCAGTTCATCGAGCCCGAGAAGGAAGGCGACCCGTTCGAGGTGTCGGATGCGGACACGATGCTCGGATACCTGGCGCCCGCCGTGAAGGCCCCGGAGCCCGCCGTCATCTTCAGCAAGCCCGGCTGCCCGCATTGCGCCCGCGCCAGGGCGCTGCTCGAGTCGAACGGCGTTGCGTACGAGGAAGTCTCGCTCGGCAAGGGCGTGACCTTTTCGACAATACGCGCGGTTTCGGGTCGCGGCACGGCTCCGCAGGTGTTCATCGGTGGGCGTCACATCGGCGGCGCGGAAGATCTCGCCGCTCATTTCGCGGCAAGCCGGAAACTCGCGGCGTAA
- a CDS encoding hydrogen peroxide-inducible genes activator: MTLTELRYVVALAQERHFGRAAQKCFVTQPTLSLALAKLEDELGVRLFERNKNEVLVTAVGVGIIEQARRVLDEAGKIQSLARGSQDQLAGALRLGVIPTIGPYLLPELVPILRKRAPGMPLMIEENFTGNLAPMLRDGEIDAAIIAMPFTLPGVQTRALYEEPFSVVVPVGHAWATKKRVRPNELAAENLLVLKAGHCFREQVLEACPGQANTANPEGGKSGSSLETIRNMVASGLGVSVLPATALQARYTSRLVKEIPFTEPVPSRKVAIAWRSSFSRPQAVSTVAKAILEVKLACLKMSAA, encoded by the coding sequence ATGACCCTGACGGAACTGCGGTATGTCGTCGCCCTCGCGCAGGAGCGGCATTTCGGCCGCGCGGCGCAGAAATGCTTCGTGACCCAGCCCACGCTCTCGCTGGCGCTCGCCAAGCTGGAAGACGAGCTGGGCGTTCGCCTCTTCGAGCGCAACAAGAACGAGGTGCTGGTCACGGCCGTGGGGGTCGGGATCATCGAGCAGGCCCGGCGCGTGCTGGACGAAGCAGGCAAGATCCAGTCGCTCGCCCGCGGCAGCCAGGACCAGCTCGCGGGCGCCCTGCGGCTGGGTGTCATTCCCACGATCGGCCCTTACCTGCTGCCCGAGCTGGTGCCGATCCTGCGCAAGCGTGCGCCGGGCATGCCGCTCATGATCGAGGAGAACTTCACCGGCAACCTGGCTCCGATGCTTCGCGACGGGGAGATCGACGCGGCCATCATCGCGATGCCGTTCACCCTTCCGGGAGTCCAGACCAGGGCGCTCTACGAGGAACCGTTCAGCGTCGTGGTGCCCGTCGGTCACGCGTGGGCGACGAAGAAGCGCGTGCGCCCCAACGAGCTCGCCGCAGAGAACCTGCTGGTGCTCAAAGCGGGGCACTGCTTTCGCGAGCAGGTGCTCGAAGCCTGTCCCGGCCAGGCCAACACGGCAAACCCCGAGGGCGGGAAGTCGGGCAGCTCGCTCGAGACCATCCGCAACATGGTGGCGTCCGGGCTCGGCGTGAGCGTGCTGCCGGCCACGGCCCTGCAGGCGCGCTACACGAGCCGGCTGGTCAAGGAAATCCCGTTCACCGAACCGGTGCCTTCCCGGAAGGTGGCCATTGCCTGGCGTTCGAGCTTCTCGCGGCCGCAGGCAGTGAGCACGGTGGCCAAGGCGATCCTCGAAGTGAAGCTTGCCTGCCTGAAAATGTCGGCTGCCTAG
- a CDS encoding DUF3501 family protein, protein MPKITRDSLMTLEAYAKDRKDFRARVLEHKRPRAVHLGEHLTLLFEDELTIRYQVQEMLRIEKTFEEAGIQDELDVYNPLVPDGRNFKATMLIEYEDVEERRAALAKMKGIEDRVWMQVEGSPRIWSIADEDLERENEEKTSAVHFLRFELTKEMAEALKYGVALSIGVDHPAYTAACEPVGAETRAALAKDLA, encoded by the coding sequence ATGCCCAAGATCACCCGCGACTCCCTCATGACCCTCGAGGCCTACGCCAAGGACCGCAAGGACTTCCGTGCAAGGGTTCTCGAGCACAAGAGGCCGCGTGCGGTGCACCTCGGCGAGCACCTGACGCTCCTGTTCGAGGACGAGCTCACGATCCGCTACCAGGTGCAGGAGATGCTCCGCATCGAGAAGACCTTCGAGGAGGCGGGCATCCAGGACGAGCTCGATGTCTATAATCCCCTGGTTCCGGACGGCCGCAACTTCAAGGCCACGATGCTCATCGAGTACGAAGACGTGGAGGAGCGGCGAGCGGCCCTCGCGAAGATGAAGGGCATCGAGGACAGGGTGTGGATGCAGGTCGAGGGCTCGCCCCGTATCTGGTCCATTGCCGACGAGGACCTCGAGCGCGAAAACGAGGAGAAGACCTCCGCCGTGCACTTTCTGCGCTTCGAACTCACGAAGGAGATGGCCGAAGCCCTGAAGTACGGTGTTGCGCTCTCCATCGGCGTGGATCACCCGGCGTACACCGCCGCTTGCGAACCGGTGGGCGCCGAAACGCGTGCGGCGCTCGCGAAGGATCTCGCCTAG